The stretch of DNA CGTTTCATGGCTCTGTGGATTATGCCATCGCCGGACTACGATGGCGTCTTTGAAAGGACATGCCATGAAAATCGTCGAGACGGAACAAGAGCTGCGCGCCTGCTATCCAGTGATGCAGGCGTTGCGCCCGCACCTGCAATCGGAGGACGCGTTTGTGGCGCAGATCCTGCGCCAGCGCGAGCAGGGCTACCGCATCCTGGCGGTCTGGGAAGGCGGGGAAGTGGTGGCGCTGGCCGGCTATCGGCTGCAGGAGAACACGGTGTACGGCCGCTTTTTGTATGTGGATGACCTGATCACGGCGGAGCGGCACCGCAGCCGCCGCTGGGGCGCGCTGCTGCTGGGCCAACTGACGGCGTTTGCCGAGCAGGCGCACTGCGCCCGGCTGGTGCTGGATACGGGATTGACCAATGTGCTGGCACAGCGCTTCTACTTCCGCGAAGGCCTGCTGCCTGGTGCGCTACGTTTTGCGAAGGTGTTTGCATGAGGACGATATTGCATATCAGCGCCAGTGCGCGCCGCGAGGAATCGGCCAGCTACCGCCTGTCGCAGCAGGTGATCGCGCAATTGCGGGACGATCACCCGGATGTACGACTGGTGTCGCGCGATTTGTACGCCGAACCGTTGCCGCATATCGACAGCCTGTACGCCAGCACACTGGCGCGGCTGCCGGGTGGCGTGCCGCATGCGCAGGGCTTGTCGTCGCTGGCGTGGTCGGATCTGCTGATCGAAGAATTGAGGACGGCGGACGCGGTGGTGATCGCCACGCCGATGCACAACTTCACGGTGCCGTCGGTGCTGAAAGCGTGGCTGGATCACGTGGTGCGCATCGGCGTCACCTTCAACGCCACGCCCGAAGGCAAGATCGGCACGCTGGCCGACCGCCCGGTCTACATCGCCGTCAGCTCAGGCGGCCCGCGCAGCGGCGAACGCGCGCGCCAGCCGGACTTTCTCGAACCCTATCTGCGCGCCATCCTCACCACCATCGGCCTGAAAGACCTGCACTTCGTTTAGAGGCGCTTGACTACCACGCAGCCGATCGAATAGCCAGCACCGAACGAGCAGATGACGCCCAGCTCGCCTTTCGCCATGTCGTCGGAGTGTTTGTGGAAGGCGATGATCGAGCCGGCCGACGAGGTGTTGGCGTATTCGTCCAGAATCACCGGTGCTTCGCCCGGCTCGGCGTCGCGGCCCAGCACCAGGCGGCTGATCAGCAGGTTCATGTTCAGGTTGGCCTGATGCAGCCAGAAGCGCTTGACCTGCGGCACTTCCAGGCCGGCGTGGGCGACGGTGTCCTTGATCATCTCGGCCGCCATC from Duganella dendranthematis encodes:
- a CDS encoding GNAT family N-acetyltransferase; translated protein: MKIVETEQELRACYPVMQALRPHLQSEDAFVAQILRQREQGYRILAVWEGGEVVALAGYRLQENTVYGRFLYVDDLITAERHRSRRWGALLLGQLTAFAEQAHCARLVLDTGLTNVLAQRFYFREGLLPGALRFAKVFA
- a CDS encoding FMN-dependent NADH-azoreductase, encoding MRTILHISASARREESASYRLSQQVIAQLRDDHPDVRLVSRDLYAEPLPHIDSLYASTLARLPGGVPHAQGLSSLAWSDLLIEELRTADAVVIATPMHNFTVPSVLKAWLDHVVRIGVTFNATPEGKIGTLADRPVYIAVSSGGPRSGERARQPDFLEPYLRAILTTIGLKDLHFV